The proteins below are encoded in one region of Juglans microcarpa x Juglans regia isolate MS1-56 chromosome 4D, Jm3101_v1.0, whole genome shotgun sequence:
- the LOC121260071 gene encoding LOW QUALITY PROTEIN: L-type lectin-domain containing receptor kinase IX.1-like (The sequence of the model RefSeq protein was modified relative to this genomic sequence to represent the inferred CDS: inserted 4 bases in 4 codons; deleted 1 base in 1 codon) — MTTTTTFYDFFKLTFFAFFVFPSANSVSFKISRFESNLSNIQYHGDAVPSVGAVEMNKVNYLCRVGWATYAEKVPLWDSXTGNLSDFTTRFSFIIDTQGSDSYGHGLAFFLAPVGFEIPPNSAGGFLGLFNTTSSDSILNQIVLVEFDSFVNSEWDPPFQHVGINNNSISSAVYTPWNASLHSADTIDAFIIYNASSKNLSVSWTFQRTSLPHDNTSLSYNIDLSKVLPEWVTIGFSAATGSYVERHTVLSWEFSSSLDIKETNGRKMRNIRLIVGLSVSGVVLIAGFIIGFAVLWRRKQKAKERAEAMNLTSINDDLERGAGPRRFSHKELASATNKFANERKLGEGGFGAVYKGYLADVDMPIAVKKISRGSRQGKKEYITEVKIFSRLRHRNLVQLIGWCHDSGEFLLVYEFMPNGSLDAHLFGKRGPLTWAVRYKISLGLASALLYLHEEWEQCVVHRDIKSSNVMLDSSFNVKLGDFGLARLMDHELGPQTTGLAGTXGYLAPEYISTGRASKESDVYSFGVVALEIATGRRSIDPMDKDSQMGLVEWVWNLYGRGDLLLAVDGKLQKDFDEXQIECLMIAGLWCAHPDSNLRPSIRQAIQVLKFEATMPNLPTQMPVPVYHVPTXSVSSGEPSITTSLQHGR; from the exons ATGACCACTACTACCACTTTCTACGATTTTTTCAAGCTAACATTCtttgccttttttgttttcccctCTGCAAATTCAGTTTCTTTCAAGATATCTCGCTTTGAGTCCAATCTCTCCAATATACAGTATCATGGAGATGCTGTACCTTCTGTTGGAGCTGTTGAGATGAACAAAGTCAATTATCTATGTCGTGTTGGCTGGGCCACATATGCGGAGAAGGTGCCACTCTGGGATT AAACGGGAAATCTCTCCGACTTCACAACTCGTTTTTCCTTCATTATTGACACCCAAGGCAGTGATAGTTATGGTCATGGGCTTGCA TTTTTCCTTGCACCTGTTGGGTTTGAAATCCCACCAAATTCAGCAGGTGGCTTTCTGGGTCTGTTTAACACCACATCCAGTGATTCAATTCTCAACCAAATTGTTCTGGTTGAGTTCGATTCTTTCGTGAATTCTGAATGGGATCCTCCATTTCAGCATGTGGGTATCAACAATAACTCCATTTCTTCTGCTGTCTACACTCCATGGAATGCTAGCTTACACAGTGCAGATACTATCGATGCATTTATTATCTACAACGCTTCAAGTAAGAATTTGAGCGTCTCTTGGACATTTCAAAGGACTTCCCTTCCTCATGACAATACTAGCCTTTCATACAATATTGATCTCTCAAAGGTTCTTCCTGAGTGGGTCACAATTGGATTTTCAGCTGCTACTGGTTCTTATGTTGAGCGGCATACGGTTTTGTCATGGGAGTTCAGTTCAAGCTTGgatataaaagaaacaaatggaAGGAAGATGAGAAATATAAGATTAATCGTGGGTTTGTCAGTTTCTGGTGTTGTTTTGATAGCTGGGTTTATTATAGGATTTGCAGTACTCTGGAGGCGTAAACAGAAGGCGAAAGAACGAGCAGAAGCAATGAACTTAACATCAATTAATGATGACCTAGAAAGAGGTGCGGGACCGAGGAGGTTCTCTCATAAAGAGCTTGCTTCGGCTACCAACAAATTTGCAAATGAGAGGAAGTTGGGTGAAGGAGGATTTGGTGCCGTTTACAAGGGCTACCTAGCAGATGTAGACATGCCAATCGCGGTGAAGAAAATCTCGAGGGGGTCTAGACAAGGGAAAAAAGAATACATAACAGAGGTAAAGATCTTTAGCAGGCTGAGGCACCGAAATCTAGTACAACTCATAGGATGGTGTCATGACAGTGGTGAGTTCCTACTTGTCTATGAGTTTATGCCCAATGGAAGCCTTGATGCTCACCTCTTTGGCAAGAGGGGCCCTCTCACTTGGGCAGTGAGGTACAAGATTTCTCTAGGGTTGGCCTCTGCGTTGCTCTACCTTCATGAAGAGTGGGAACAATGTGTGGTTCATCGAGATATCAAGTCAAGCAATGTCATGCTAGACTCTAGTTTCAATGTCAAGCTTGGTGACTTTGGGTTGGCTCGACTTATGGATCATGAGCTAGGTCCACAGACAACCGGGCTGGCTGGAA TAGGATACCTGGCTCCAGAATACATAAGCACGGGTAGAGCTAGCAAAGAGTCAGACGTATATAGCTTTGGGGTGGTCGCCTTGGAAATTGCCACTGGAAGAAGGTCAATTGATCCTATGGATAAGGATTCTCAAATGGGATTGGTAGAGTGGGTTTGGAATCTTTATGGAAGAGGAGATCTTCTGTTAGCTGTGGATGGGAAGTTGCAAAAGGATTTTGACG AGCAAATTGAGTGCTTGATGATTGCTGGACTTTGGTGTGCTCACCCTGATAGCAATCTGAGGCCCTCTATAAGACAAGCAATTCAAGTTCTCAAGTTTGAGGCAACAATGCCAAATCTTCCAACACAGATGCC